One region of Opitutaceae bacterium genomic DNA includes:
- a CDS encoding 30S ribosomal protein S12, with translation MPTINQLVRKGRRNIRVKSKSPALDGNPFRRGVCVQVMTRTPKKPNSAIRKVAKVRLTNGNEVISYIPDEGHNLQEHSIVLIRGGRVKDLPGVRYHIVRGTLDATGVEKRRRSRSKYGVKRPKAAKK, from the coding sequence ATGCCGACCATCAACCAACTCGTGCGCAAAGGCCGCCGGAACATCCGTGTGAAGTCCAAGTCGCCGGCCCTGGATGGGAATCCTTTCCGTCGCGGTGTTTGTGTGCAGGTTATGACCCGCACTCCGAAGAAGCCCAATTCGGCCATCCGCAAGGTGGCCAAGGTCCGGCTTACCAATGGCAACGAGGTGATTTCTTACATCCCGGACGAGGGGCACAATCTGCAGGAGCACTCGATTGTGCTGATTCGCGGCGGCCGCGTGAAGGATTTGCCTGGTGTGCGCTACCATATTGTTCGCGGAACGCTTGATGCGACGGGTGTCGAGAAACGCCGTCGGAGTCGCTCAAAGTATGGTGTGAAACGCCCGAAGGCGGCGAAGAAATAA